A part of Chloroflexota bacterium genomic DNA contains:
- a CDS encoding Ldh family oxidoreductase has translation MNVKSTQFFNPEGLKEFCSALLQKMKFPPEDADLIAESLVTANLRGVDSHGVARMAVYMQRLQKKLVNPKPEITVLQETSAMALVDGDNGSGQVVAKMAMELAMRKARESGLSLIGIRNSNHFGATAFFTVMALEKDMIGIALANSYATVAPWGARTPYFGTNPLSVAVPTGQELPVILDMATSVAAWGKIILAAQKGEPIPAGWAIDADGEVTTDAAKALHGALMPFGGPKGSGISLIIDVFVGILTGASYGPYVGDLYKNMDRPQNVGQMMGAIDIGRFTDVNEFKNRMDTMVREIKALPTAKGVNEVFLPGEIEIHNQQRREKEGIPLPPATVSDLQKLSSEYGVPWSNNLLK, from the coding sequence ATGAACGTTAAATCCACTCAATTTTTTAATCCGGAAGGGCTCAAGGAATTCTGCAGTGCCTTATTACAGAAAATGAAGTTCCCACCTGAGGATGCAGACTTAATTGCCGAGTCATTAGTGACGGCCAATCTACGCGGTGTAGATTCGCACGGCGTTGCCAGAATGGCGGTCTATATGCAGAGGCTGCAGAAAAAATTGGTTAACCCAAAACCTGAAATCACTGTTCTGCAAGAAACGTCGGCTATGGCTCTGGTGGACGGAGATAATGGCAGCGGACAGGTAGTAGCCAAAATGGCAATGGAATTAGCTATGCGCAAAGCCAGAGAAAGTGGCCTCAGCCTGATAGGGATTCGCAATTCCAATCATTTCGGCGCCACGGCCTTTTTCACGGTGATGGCTCTGGAAAAGGATATGATCGGGATTGCTCTGGCCAATTCGTATGCGACTGTAGCCCCATGGGGTGCCAGAACTCCCTATTTTGGAACCAACCCTCTTTCCGTTGCTGTCCCCACCGGGCAGGAGTTGCCGGTCATACTTGACATGGCCACCAGCGTCGCCGCCTGGGGTAAAATCATCCTGGCAGCGCAGAAGGGAGAGCCCATTCCGGCGGGCTGGGCTATCGATGCAGACGGAGAGGTGACCACCGACGCTGCCAAGGCTTTACATGGTGCGCTTATGCCCTTCGGCGGGCCAAAGGGGTCCGGCATTTCTTTGATAATCGATGTGTTTGTGGGCATATTGACCGGTGCCAGTTACGGACCCTATGTGGGGGACCTGTACAAAAACATGGACCGCCCGCAGAACGTGGGGCAAATGATGGGAGCAATTGATATCGGGCGATTTACCGATGTCAATGAATTCAAAAATCGAATGGACACGATGGTTCGCGAAATAAAGGCATTGCCCACCGCCAAAGGGGTGAATGAAGTGTTTCTCCCCGGAGAGATAGAAATACACAACCAGCAGCGAAGGGAGAAGGAAGGCATCCCCCTTCCTCCAGCTACCGTAAGCGATTTACAGAAACTGTCATCGGAATACGGAGTGCCCTGGAGCAACAACCTCCTGAAATGA
- a CDS encoding tautomerase family protein — translation MPVITINQFEGRTIEQKRKLAKEITDSIVKIYEVGADSVSITYFDIPKHNAAKGGKLFID, via the coding sequence ATGCCAGTTATCACTATCAATCAATTTGAAGGCCGAACAATTGAGCAGAAGCGAAAATTGGCCAAGGAGATTACGGACTCGATTGTTAAAATCTACGAGGTCGGTGCAGATAGCGTATCTATAACCTACTTCGACATACCGAAGCACAACGCGGCTAAAGGAGGGAAGCTATTTATTGACTAA
- a CDS encoding MFS transporter: MIRNRNQFKIFYGWWIVGASFFIALYVGGTVFYGFTAFFEPIANDMGWSYTQISLAASLRGLEIGLLSPVVGILADRWGPRRLIFGGVFFTVSGLLLLSYTRSLIMFYGAFALLAIGVSACTVTVLLTTLANWFRRKIGLATGIAICGFGFSGLLIPVIVRLIAVYDWRTALNILAVGMVVTILPLSLLFRHRPEHYGYFPDGQKQGEVAHTGEAGPRPVVETEVRVKQALKSGSFWRLAVSRMYHMMVVAAVITHVMPYLSTIGVSRAQSSLVATAIPLMSVSGRLGFGWLGDKFSRRLVATASFIMTGLGVLCFAYASSNSLWLLVPFIILMGIGYGGSNALLPSLAREYFGRTNFGSIYGIMEGIGTIGMMIGPAIAGLAYDRWGSYQTIWLLLAGLAVVAIIAVSTITPVRSPTEPGDKVQ, encoded by the coding sequence ATGATACGGAACAGAAATCAATTTAAGATATTCTACGGTTGGTGGATTGTTGGTGCCTCTTTCTTTATCGCCCTATACGTAGGTGGAACGGTATTCTACGGGTTCACCGCCTTCTTTGAGCCTATAGCAAACGATATGGGCTGGAGTTACACGCAAATCTCACTGGCTGCCTCTTTACGTGGTTTGGAGATAGGCCTTCTGTCACCAGTCGTAGGTATACTCGCCGACCGCTGGGGCCCCAGGAGGCTTATATTCGGCGGTGTGTTCTTCACGGTAAGCGGTTTACTTCTCCTCAGTTATACAAGGTCTCTAATCATGTTTTACGGGGCCTTTGCTCTGCTTGCAATAGGGGTGAGTGCCTGCACGGTAACCGTATTGCTGACGACGCTCGCCAACTGGTTTCGCAGGAAGATAGGACTGGCGACCGGTATAGCAATCTGCGGTTTTGGCTTCAGTGGTCTGCTGATTCCGGTTATAGTGAGACTCATTGCAGTGTATGATTGGCGCACCGCGTTAAACATCCTTGCCGTGGGTATGGTGGTTACGATTTTGCCCCTGTCGCTCCTGTTTCGACACCGGCCTGAGCATTACGGTTACTTTCCGGATGGCCAGAAACAGGGCGAAGTAGCACACACCGGCGAAGCAGGTCCCCGGCCGGTTGTCGAAACTGAGGTGAGGGTAAAGCAGGCACTTAAGAGTGGATCCTTCTGGCGTTTAGCCGTTTCACGAATGTATCATATGATGGTGGTGGCTGCGGTAATCACGCATGTAATGCCCTACCTCAGCACCATCGGCGTTAGCAGGGCGCAATCCAGCCTGGTGGCCACTGCAATCCCGCTGATGAGTGTTTCCGGTCGCCTCGGATTTGGCTGGCTTGGGGATAAATTCAGTAGGAGACTGGTGGCCACAGCGAGCTTCATTATGACAGGTCTCGGCGTACTCTGTTTCGCATATGCTTCCAGTAATAGTCTCTGGTTACTCGTTCCTTTCATTATCCTGATGGGTATCGGTTACGGAGGTAGCAATGCACTCCTGCCATCACTGGCGAGAGAGTACTTTGGTAGAACCAACTTCGGAAGCATCTACGGCATAATGGAAGGCATTGGCACAATAGGAATGATGATTGGGCCAGCCATAGCCGGGTTGGCCTATGATAGATGGGGCAGTTATCAAACAATCTGGTTATTGCTGGCTGGCCTTGCGGTTGTTGCCATAATCGCAGTTTCCACGATTACCCCGGTGAGGAGTCCAACGGAACCGGGTGATAAGGTTCAATAA
- a CDS encoding HD-GYP domain-containing protein: protein MGKDKNMVVNTQSVASYNEADRNNGSNNHAIQEASTMLDLLYEVGKKVGSVPKLNQLMKQVIRMTQQTLNAGASSILLFDNDERQLRFEIAEGESERILKQLKLNPQSGIAGWVAKHKKPLIINDVTTDQRFDKSVDEMTGFITKSVICAPLLVRRKLIGVIEVLNKADGSDFNEQDLGTLTSVASTAAMAIENTQLHQSVLDAYKSTIKALAAAIDAKDHYTRGHSQRVMEYTLMGAAFLSFPREELEILEYAGILHDIGKIGIDDRILGKPARLTDEEWEIMHQHPKIGAEILNEISFLKKARALILHHHERFDGNGYPYGLKQEDIPMGARLLAIADAFDTMTTDRAYRARLGVDRAMKELYDCSGTQFCPVAVDAFFFGYQEHVNNQCPSTV, encoded by the coding sequence ATGGGAAAAGATAAAAACATGGTGGTCAACACTCAATCTGTTGCCTCATATAATGAAGCTGACCGAAACAACGGTTCCAACAACCATGCAATTCAAGAAGCCAGTACGATGCTGGACCTTCTCTATGAGGTTGGCAAGAAAGTTGGGTCAGTACCCAAACTGAATCAGCTGATGAAACAAGTTATCCGCATGACTCAACAAACATTGAATGCCGGAGCCTCTTCCATTTTGCTCTTTGACAATGATGAACGACAACTACGCTTTGAAATTGCGGAGGGCGAATCAGAAAGAATACTGAAACAGCTGAAATTGAATCCCCAATCCGGGATTGCTGGCTGGGTTGCCAAGCATAAAAAGCCATTAATTATTAACGACGTTACGACAGACCAGCGCTTTGATAAAAGCGTGGATGAAATGACTGGCTTCATCACTAAGTCTGTCATTTGTGCCCCTTTACTGGTGCGTCGCAAATTAATCGGTGTGATCGAAGTGCTCAACAAAGCAGACGGGAGCGACTTCAATGAGCAGGATTTGGGAACCTTAACTTCAGTGGCATCGACGGCGGCTATGGCGATCGAAAATACTCAATTGCATCAATCGGTACTGGATGCCTATAAGAGTACCATCAAAGCACTGGCGGCGGCTATTGATGCCAAAGACCATTATACCAGGGGGCATTCGCAGCGCGTGATGGAATATACGCTCATGGGAGCTGCGTTCCTCTCGTTTCCCAGAGAGGAGTTGGAAATTCTAGAGTATGCTGGCATTCTCCACGACATTGGTAAAATAGGCATCGATGACAGAATACTAGGTAAACCGGCACGGCTGACTGATGAAGAATGGGAAATCATGCACCAACATCCTAAAATAGGGGCTGAAATATTGAACGAAATCTCTTTTCTGAAAAAAGCGAGAGCGCTTATCCTCCACCACCACGAACGATTTGATGGCAATGGCTACCCGTATGGTCTAAAGCAGGAAGACATTCCGATGGGTGCTCGATTGTTGGCCATCGCTGATGCTTTTGATACCATGACCACAGATCGCGCCTATCGTGCTAGATTAGGCGTGGACAGAGCCATGAAAGAGCTGTATGACTGCTCGGGCACTCAGTTCTGTCCGGTAGCCGTAGACGCCTTTTTCTTCGGGTATCAGGAACATGTTAATAATCAGTGCCCGTCGACGGTGTGA
- a CDS encoding FecR domain-containing protein → MNGKLFGILDECIEQIHRGENIESCLSQYPQLREQLEPLLKTAQAVSALPTVLPSDEFRKAAKARLMARIRHESFKGKTAKSRPRTTLPSELALSWQRIWQAFIGAKKVAIPVTLTLLLLLTAGIFSALNALSPTPALASQCTLSILSGSAEVQEPGSGHSQSGADGMTLAAGARVKTAPDSFALLTFFEGSTFKLEPNSDVEIQKIEITEGQPTEIVLKQWLGRTWSRVVQMADPGSHYRIDTPSATAIVRGTLFTTEVDESGFTRVITTEGLVSVLAQGEEVYLPANQQTQVETGSMPAQPVSVPSPPAEIVISVTMPAVGSVIDPTGSSTGILPSGLSFNQILGSQSSSISEDIQLITITEPVTGEYTIALRYLTEGQARFNIQGASEGKTVFNYIGNWGGKEEGGWLIHLNIQVEDDQIVSSEITSVESLGEKAPEEIVEVPSAIGEGETITTQDSDAEDTPDVDEGEPEDKGKPEDEGEPGDKGKPDTPDEPGDKGTPDKPGDKGKPEDKGKHEDEGEPGYEGEPRYEGEPGYEGEPEDKGKPEDKGKPDDKGKPDDKGKTKDKGKGNTDSED, encoded by the coding sequence ATGAATGGTAAGCTGTTCGGAATATTAGACGAATGTATTGAGCAGATACATAGAGGGGAGAACATAGAATCCTGTCTGTCACAATACCCGCAGCTTCGGGAGCAGCTGGAGCCATTGCTAAAGACAGCGCAGGCAGTCTCGGCTCTTCCCACGGTGTTGCCGTCAGATGAATTCAGGAAAGCAGCAAAGGCGCGTTTGATGGCGAGAATTCGTCATGAGTCTTTTAAGGGAAAAACAGCAAAGTCACGACCGAGAACAACTTTACCCAGCGAACTGGCTCTTTCTTGGCAGCGAATATGGCAGGCTTTTATTGGAGCGAAGAAGGTCGCCATTCCAGTGACACTGACTTTACTCCTCTTACTTACCGCAGGTATTTTCAGTGCGCTGAACGCTTTGTCACCAACACCCGCACTTGCTTCCCAGTGTACTCTGAGCATACTATCCGGCAGCGCTGAGGTTCAAGAACCGGGGTCAGGACACAGCCAGTCAGGCGCTGACGGTATGACCCTGGCGGCAGGTGCGCGGGTAAAGACGGCACCTGACTCCTTTGCTCTGCTCACCTTCTTTGAGGGCAGCACCTTCAAACTCGAACCTAATAGCGATGTGGAAATTCAAAAAATTGAAATTACTGAGGGACAGCCCACGGAAATCGTGTTAAAACAGTGGCTGGGTAGAACTTGGAGCCGTGTAGTACAGATGGCTGATCCCGGCTCGCATTACCGGATTGATACACCATCGGCCACCGCTATAGTACGAGGTACGTTATTCACGACTGAGGTCGATGAATCCGGTTTTACCAGGGTAATAACTACAGAAGGGTTGGTGAGTGTGCTTGCTCAAGGGGAAGAGGTGTATCTGCCAGCCAACCAGCAGACCCAGGTGGAAACCGGTTCAATGCCTGCTCAACCGGTCAGCGTACCCAGCCCCCCAGCCGAGATTGTTATTAGCGTTACTATGCCGGCGGTGGGTTCGGTAATTGACCCAACTGGCTCCAGTACGGGGATTTTACCAAGTGGTCTGTCATTTAACCAGATTCTAGGTTCTCAATCCTCCTCAATTTCAGAGGACATCCAGCTCATCACCATTACAGAACCGGTGACCGGAGAATATACTATTGCCCTGCGATATCTCACCGAGGGACAGGCCCGTTTCAATATTCAGGGTGCATCTGAGGGAAAGACGGTCTTCAATTACATTGGTAATTGGGGGGGTAAAGAGGAAGGCGGGTGGCTCATACACCTTAATATACAGGTTGAGGATGACCAGATTGTAAGCAGTGAGATAACCTCCGTGGAATCGCTTGGCGAAAAGGCACCGGAGGAAATAGTAGAAGTACCGTCAGCCATCGGGGAAGGTGAAACTATAACAACACAGGACAGCGATGCCGAAGATACCCCGGATGTTGACGAAGGCGAACCTGAAGACAAGGGCAAACCTGAGGACGAGGGTGAGCCTGGGGACAAGGGCAAGCCAGATACGCCGGATGAACCTGGGGACAAGGGCACTCCGGATAAGCCTGGGGACAAGGGGAAGCCTGAGGATAAGGGCAAACATGAGGACGAGGGTGAGCCTGGGTACGAGGGTGAGCCTAGGTACGAGGGTGAGCCTGGGTACGAGGGTGAACCTGAAGACAAGGGCAAACCTGAAGACAAGGGCAAACCTGATGACAAGGGCAAACCTGATGACAAGGGCAAGACCAAAGACAAGGGCAAGGGAAATACGGATTCTGAAGATTAA
- a CDS encoding EthD family reductase translates to MIKLIALIYKKPGLSDEEFYKYWKEKHGPLAAKIIPGLRRYVQNHPVKIPGLKYEADGLVELWFDDLDAYKSSRAWRQSDEAKPLLDDEDKFMVRDRITRYVVEEHVIIN, encoded by the coding sequence ATGATAAAGCTGATTGCGCTGATATATAAAAAACCCGGTCTCAGTGATGAAGAGTTTTACAAGTATTGGAAGGAAAAACATGGGCCTCTGGCTGCTAAAATCATCCCCGGGTTGAGGAGATATGTACAAAATCATCCGGTCAAAATCCCCGGTCTTAAATACGAAGCAGATGGTCTCGTAGAATTATGGTTTGACGACCTTGATGCGTATAAGAGCTCACGCGCCTGGCGTCAGTCTGATGAAGCGAAGCCGCTTTTAGATGACGAGGATAAATTCATGGTTAGAGACAGGATAACAAGATACGTTGTGGAGGAGCACGTCATAATAAATTAG
- a CDS encoding lactamase: MNIRILGAHNVESRTTRCISLLIDNAVAIDAGGLTSGLSISAQQRLKALLLTHQHYDHIRDIPDLALNHSLNGNRVQIYATPDVRSAIETHLLNGKLYPKFQETPAARPAIDFKLIEPYVPQVIERYEVLAIPVNHPDITVGYQIRDNKGSAMFYTADTGPGLSHCWQQVSPHVLIVDVTVSNRYDEFAKKTGHLTPALLYEELVKFRELKGYLPRIIAVHMNPSLEKEIKEEAAAVAEVLNASITLASEDMRLAI, translated from the coding sequence ATGAACATTCGAATTTTAGGGGCACATAATGTTGAATCAAGAACGACCAGGTGTATCTCTCTCCTCATTGACAACGCAGTGGCGATAGATGCTGGTGGACTTACTTCAGGTTTGTCCATTTCGGCCCAGCAAAGACTGAAGGCGCTTCTCCTTACACACCAGCATTATGACCATATCCGTGACATCCCCGATTTGGCTTTAAACCACTCTCTCAACGGTAATCGTGTGCAGATATATGCCACACCTGATGTGCGCAGCGCCATTGAAACTCATCTGCTGAACGGAAAACTGTATCCGAAATTCCAGGAAACACCAGCAGCCAGACCAGCTATTGATTTCAAATTGATTGAGCCCTATGTACCTCAGGTGATTGAACGATACGAGGTTTTAGCTATACCGGTAAACCATCCTGATATCACGGTTGGCTATCAAATCAGGGACAATAAAGGAAGTGCAATGTTCTATACCGCAGATACCGGCCCTGGTTTGTCACACTGCTGGCAGCAAGTGTCCCCTCATGTATTAATCGTTGATGTGACCGTATCGAACAGATACGATGAATTTGCCAAAAAGACGGGACATCTCACTCCAGCTCTTCTCTATGAGGAATTAGTTAAGTTTCGAGAGCTCAAGGGATATTTGCCCAGGATAATCGCGGTGCACATGAATCCGTCGCTGGAAAAAGAAATCAAAGAGGAAGCGGCGGCTGTCGCCGAGGTTCTAAATGCTTCTATCACCCTGGCTAGCGAAGATATGCGGCTTGCCATTTAG
- a CDS encoding universal stress protein: protein MSERILIPLDGSKLGEAALHYVEDLVSRISPGQKVEVTLFHVVTALKHDVQISGGAAGTITVPYSESELEQMKADAMKYLNEVGENLRNKGATVLSKVAIGQNPADEIIKIEEEVNADLVAMSTHGRAGISRWAFGSVTDKVLRGGKVPVLMVRAGA, encoded by the coding sequence ATGTCTGAGAGAATACTTATTCCGTTGGATGGTTCTAAATTGGGTGAAGCTGCCCTGCACTATGTTGAAGATTTGGTCTCCAGAATTTCACCGGGGCAAAAGGTTGAAGTTACTCTTTTCCATGTGGTTACCGCACTAAAACACGATGTTCAAATCAGTGGAGGTGCGGCGGGTACTATTACAGTGCCGTACAGCGAAAGCGAACTGGAGCAAATGAAAGCCGATGCCATGAAATATCTCAATGAGGTTGGAGAAAACCTCAGAAACAAAGGGGCTACCGTGTTATCTAAAGTGGCCATAGGTCAAAACCCGGCTGACGAGATTATTAAAATTGAGGAAGAAGTCAATGCTGACTTGGTAGCCATGTCAACACACGGACGGGCTGGCATTAGTCGCTGGGCTTTCGGCAGTGTCACCGATAAGGTGCTGCGAGGGGGCAAGGTACCCGTTTTGATGGTGAGAGCGGGGGCCTGA